The nucleotide window CCACCACAACGACCCTCGGCGGTCTCGATCCGCCGCGACATCGTCCTCTCGGTGCTCTCGGCCGGGGTGTTCGCCCTGGCCACCCTGGTCCTGCTGGCGGCCCATCGCCACGGGCTGACCCGCCTCTACACGGAGGTGCCGGAGCCCCTGGGCGGCCTGGCCTACGGCCTGGCGAGCTACCTCCTGGTGCTGCTGTTGCAGGACGCCTGGTTCTATCTGACCCACCGGCTCGTCCACCTGAGCGCGCTCTACCCCTGGATGCACCGGGGTCACCACCGCTCCCGCTGCCCCAACCCCTGGACCTCCTTCGCCTTCGATCCCCCCGAAGCGGCGGTGCAGGCCCTCTTCCTGCTCGCGGTGGTGGCCCTGATCCCGCTGCACCCGATCACCCTGATCGCCGTGCTCACCACCATGACCGTCTGGGCTGTGGTCAACCACCTGGGCCTGGACCGGCTGCCCACGGCCTTTCCGCACCACTGGCTGGGCCGCTGGTTGATCGGGCCCAGCCACCATGCCCTGCACCACAGGCGCCCGGCGGTGCACTTCGGCCTCTACTTCACCCACCTCGATCGCCTGTTCGGCAGCGAGGATCCCGCCTACGTCAGCTCCCTGGGCACCGCTGCGCTGGGCGAGCCCGCCCTCAGCGACCCACGAGCAACGTGATCAGCCCCGAGAGCAGCCCGAGCCCGTGGAGGGCCAGGGGCACGGGCTCGCTGGGCGGGTAGGACGCCACCAGGCGCCGGCTGCCCAGGTGCTCCTGGGCGAAGTAGAGGGCACAGACCAACGCCCCCGCCACAGCCAGCAGTTGCCAGCCATGTTCGAAGCTGGCGGCCGCGAAACCCGGCCCGCGCCAGATCAGATGCTGGGCCAGGTGAAACACGCGCAAGGGCAGATCGGCGCTGAGCACGAACACCACGAACAGGGCCAGGAACTGGCGCAGGCGACGAGCGAACTCCGATCCCATCGATCCCCCCAGCTGAACCCACCCTGGTCAGCCCGGTCACCAATGGCACAGGCCATCGTCACATCGGTGGGGGCTCCGGGGCGGCAACAGCCAACAATGGGTTCAACTCCTCACCCACGCCCATGCCCCCCCGTTCCAGCCTCGCCCTGTTCCTGGCCACCGCCGGCCTGGTGGCGGGGGTCAGCGCCTGCGGCAAGACCCCCGAACCGACCATGGCCCCGGAGAACGCCAAACCCGAAGCGACTGCCCCCGATCAGTCGGCCCCCACGGCCAAGCCCCACGCCGCCAAAACCCCTGGCGCCAAGGCTCACGACGAGGGGAAGGAAGGCGGCGAGGGCGGCGAAGGGGGCGAAGGCTGATCAGGGCGAGGCCAAGGCGCCTCCGGCGCCTGGTCGGAACCGGGCCAGCAGCAGGGCGGCCGCCAGGGAGCAACTGGCGGATAAGCCGAAGGCCGCCGCTGGGCTGGCCGCCTGGTAGAGCCAGCCGAACAGGATCGACGCCGGCAGCAGCAGGGCCCCGGTGGTCAGGTTGAACCAGCCGAAGGCGCGGCCCCGCTGCTCCGGCGGGGCCAGATCCGCCACCAGCGCCTTCTCCACCCCTTCGGTGGCGGCCATGAACAGGCCATAGAACCCGAACAGGGCAAACAGGGCCATGCCCCCCAGCCTCAAGTTGCCGAGCAGCAGATAGAAGAGTGCGTAGGCGCCGTAGCCGCCCACCAGCAGTTGCCAGCGGCCCACCCGATCCGACCAGCCCGCCAGCGGGGCCGAAAACAGCATCGCCACCGCTGACACCGCCGCCCAGAGCAGCGGCACCTGGGCGGGGGGCACCCCCAGCTCCTGGGCCCGCAGCAGCAGGAACAGGTTGGAGGAGTTGCCCAGGGTGAACAGGGCCACCACCGCCAGGTAGCGGCGCAGCTCAGGCGGCAGGGATCCCACCCGCCAGTCGAAGCGAGCGGCGGGAGCCGCCGCCGGCGCGGTTCGGGGAGCAGGCCCCGGGCGTTCCCGCAGGCTCAGGGCCAGGGCCACGCACAGGGCCCCGGGCAGGGCGGCCCCGAGGATGATCTGGCGCAGGGGCACCTGCTGGGCCAGCAACAGTGCCGCCACCAGCGGACCGATGACGGCGCCGGCGTTGTCCATGGCGCGGTGCACCCCGAAGGCCAGCCCGCGCTGGTCGGCTCCGACGCAGCCCGCCAGCAGGGCGTCACGGGGGGAGGTGCGCAGGCCCTTGCCGACCCGATCGAGGAAGCGCAGCAGCAGCAACGCCGGCCAGGAGGCCACCAGGGCGATCAGGGGGCGGGCCAGGGCCGCCAGCCCGTAGCCGCCCACGATCCAGGGCTTGGTCCTGCGGGTGCGATCGACCACCACGCCGGAGACGAGCTTGAGCAGGCTGGCGGTGGCCTCCGCCACACCCTCGATCAGCCCCAGGGCCCGGGGCCCCGCCATCAGCACGGAGCTGAGATAGAGGGGCAGCAGCGGGTAGATCAGCTCGCTGGCGCCATCGTTGACCAGGCTGATCAGGCCGATCAGCCACACCTCGCGGGGCAGCACCGCCAGTGGTTGGCGCATCCGGGGCGAGCGACGGGACAAGCGACGCTGGCGAGCCTGGCATGACTCCCCAGCCGGCATGTCCGTCGGTGCTCACCAAGGCAGCGGCGGCCCGAGGCCAGGGCGACAATCGCCGCAACCGCCGCTCCGCCGTGACGATCGCCCCGACACCCGCCACGGGGCCCATGGAGTCGCCCGCAGGTCAGTCGGCTGCAGGTCAGTGGGCCACAGGTCAGTCACCCATCGACCAGCCGTCGCTCGAGCCGCAGACCGGCGAGAACCCCTTCTCACCGGATCAGGTTCTTGACGGGCTGCGGGCGGGTCATCAACGCTTCCTCGATGGTCATTCGCTCCATCCCCACAGCGACCGGCGCCGGATGCTGGAGCTCGAGGAGGCCCAGCACCCGATGGCGGCGGTGCTGGGCTGCGCCGATTCGCGCGTGCCGGTGGAGCTGCTGTTTGACACCGGCTTCGGCGATCTGTTCGTGGTGCGCAACGCCGGCACCATGTCGTTCACGGCGGCGATCGCCTCGCTGGAGTTCGCCGTGGGCCACCTGGGGGTGCCCGTGATCGTGGTGCTGGGCCACGACCGCTGCGGGGCGGTGCAGGCGGCCCTCAACCCGAAGCTCACCCTCACCCCGAACCTGGCCCAGGTGGTGGGGCAACTGCGCATGGAGCTCAACAGCCTGGGGGTGAGCGACGACCTGGAGCAGGCCTGCCGCCACCACACGCTCAACTCCGCCCGCAACCTGGTGGATTCGAGCGTGCTGCTCACCGACCGCATGCGCGAAGGCAAATTGCAGGTGGAGGCCGCCTACTACAACCTGCACACCACCTCGATCGACTGGATGGGCACGGTGATGCCGGTGCGGTTCACGACGATCTGAGCCGAGAGCCTGGCCCTGACCCTGGAGCGTCAGCGGTGCGAACGGCGCCTGTTTCGTCGCGCTGGAAGCAGGACCGGCAGGGTTCCAATGGCCCCATCCCTCACCCGAACTCTGATCACGTTTCAAGGTCACCTCCTCTGGGCGTGATTACGGTTCTAATAGGCACCGTTCAAGCGCCATGCACTTCTGGGCACCCGAGATCGACCCCGCCCATCCGATGGATTGCACGCAGGCGGAGCGCTATGCCGTACAACGGCTGGATACGGGCGTGTATCTCACCGTCGGCGGAGACGATCAACACCTCACCGAGGTCACCTCGAGCAAGGACGCCTATCTGTTTCACACCCATGAGGCCGCCCTGCGGGCGGCGCTTGAACTGAACGAAGTGGGACAGGGCCCCCTGGATGTGGTGAAGATCGAGTGACCTCGCCTGAGCCACCCCAGTGGTTCAGCCGCGGCCCATGGAGGATGCTGGTCCCACGACGATGCAACACCCCATGAGTCCGGCCCTCGTTCGGCAGAAACCGAAACCGGCAGCCCAGCAGGCCAGCGGCTCCAACGCGGCCAGCACCAGAGGCTTCGGCGGCAAGGCCGCCGCGACACCGAAAGTGGCGGGCGGCAAGGGGCGGAAGCGCAAGGGAACGGGCCTGACGGCGGCCGATCGCTCGCCCCTGGGCAAGAGTCCGGATCTGGAGGCGATCGAAGCGCGGCACCTGCTGGGCCTGGCCCTGGCGGGGCGCCTCAGCAGCGACGTGGTCACCCAGGCCTGGAAACGGGCGGCCGGCGAGCACCATCCCGACCGCGGCGGCCAGCACCACACGATGACCGCGATCAACGGCGCCCGCGACCTGCTGCTGGGCCGGCGGCTGGACTGAGTCCTTCGCTCAGACACCCCAGCCGTCCCACAACAAAGCCCGGTGAGCGGGTCACCGGGCTTTGCCCATTTGGAGGCCCATCGGGGCCAGAGGCTTGAGAGTTGTGCAACGGATCGATGGATCGATCCTCAGGTTGGGCGTAGGGGGCGGAGTGGCTGGCGCAGGCCCCTGGGGCCATGACGTTCAAGCGGTGGTCGTCCGTTGGACCCGGGGCACCTGGAGCGGTGCGGTGGGTGGCCATTGAGCACAGGGCTCGGCCGGATGACCCAAGATCCCAATGAGACTGTTGGAGCAGGGGTCCGAAACGTCAGCGCGCTCCTGACATCTGGTTAGGCGGCGTGTCGTCCATGGAGGTCTCCGAATCACGACTCCGCAGGCTCAGGTGCTGCGGTTGAGATCACCATCGGACGGACGCCACCAGCAGGCAATGGGTCGACTTACCCATTTGCCTGCGACCGATCGCAGCACGCTGGTCTTCAGCTGGAAGCCGAGGTGTAGAAGCGCAGGGCAAAGCCCCAGAACCAGCGGCTGAAGGCCAGCGCCGCCGCCGCCACGACCAACGAGGCCAGCAGCCAGCGGGCGCTGCCCGTGCCCAGGATCGCCTCGGCGGGCACGGTGGTGAGGAAGGCCACCGGCAGCACCACGGTGAAGAAGGTGCGCAGGGCCGCCGGATAGGCGCTGATCGGGTAGCGGCCGGCCACCAGAGCCGAACGCAGCACCTCGGTGGCGTTCCAGACCTTCACGAACCAGATGCTGGTGGCCGCCAGCACGAACCAGAGCGCATACAGGATCAAGGTGCTGGAGAGCAGCAGCAGGGACACACTCAGCAGCGTGAGCGGATCGGCTCGGGCGCCGGAGCGCGCCGCGGCCACCACGATCAACGTCAGTCCCAGCACCACCCCCGGCAGTCCCCAGGGCGACACCGTGCGCGCCGAGAGCCAGAACTGGCTGTCGATCGGTTTGAGCAGCACGAAATCCAGCGTGCCGGTGCGCACGTGGGTGACGATCGTGCTCAGGTTCGGCTGCAGCAGGGTGCTGGTGATCCCATCAAGCAGGGTGTAGATCCCCAGCACCACCAGCGCCTGCTCCCAGCTCCAGCCCCCCAGGCTGCGGCCATTGGCGAAGAACAGCGAGAGCAGAAAGACACTGCCCGCCAGGTTGCCGCCCACCGAAAGCAGCTCAATCAGGAAATTCGCCTGATATTCCAGCTCCGCCGTGAGCGAGGTGGCCCAGAAGCGCCGCAGGGTGCGCCGATAGCGTCTGAACGTCGAGCGCAAGTTCGCCGTTGGTGCTGGCATCATGCCCCCATCGCCGAGTAACGGCGCACGCCGGCGCGCCACAGCAGCAGCACGAACGGAAACACCAGCAGCGTCCAGCCCAGCAGGGCCCCGAAGCCGAGGGCCAGATTCACCTCCCCACCGCTGAGCAGCTGGGCCGGAAAGCCGATCATCCAGGGGAACGGCGTGGCGTAGGCGAAGGCGCGCATGCCCTCGGGGAAGGTGTCCAGGGGCGCCACCAGGCCGGAGAGGAACAGGTAGGGGATCATCTGCAGGCGCTCCAGGGCGGCGGCCCGTTCACTCCAGAAGCAGAGCATCGTGATCAGGCTCTGGATCAAAAAGCGCAGCAGGAACACCATTAAGGTGGCCAGCACCGCCAGCAGGAAAGTCGCAGGCGTTGGCAACCAGAAGGTGTGGGGCAGCACCAGGAACACCAGCGCCAGAATCACGACCACGAAGGGCAGCCGGGTGGCCTGCTCCGCCAGGTGTGCGGCCAGGTAGCGCCACAACGGCGGCAGCGGCTGCAGCAGGTAGGGGGAGAGGCGGCCCTGGAGGTTGTCCTCCTCAAAGGCATGGATCACCCAGATGATCGTGAACTGACGCACCACGAAGGCCGCCAGGAAGTAGCGCGTCAGCTGCAGGGGGCTGAAGCCTGAATCAGCGGCGGCCCCCGAACCGCTCCAGACCCCGAGCATGATCAGCGGCAACACACCGGAGAGCGCCCATAGGGCGATCTCGGCGCGGTACTCGAGCATCAAGGCGTATTGGCTACCCAACAGCACCCGGGCCAGACGGAGGGCATGGCGGGCGGCTCGAAGGGTGGCTCTCACGTAGCGGAGGGGGCTTGGGGACGTTGAACGGGAGGCGCAAGGCTGAGGTGCCGGGCCTGGCGCACGAAGCTCCGATCAAAGCTCAGCAGCACGGCACAGCTGCCGCTGCCCTGGTGGTGCAGGGCATCAGAGAAATCGAGTCCCTTGCGATGGAGCTCCAGGGCGCCCCGCACCAGCTCCTCCTGCTCGAAGCGCAGCTGTCGCACGCTGAGCAGTCCAGCGAAGGCGGCCAGCACGGCCTGTTTGTCGAGCTTGTAGGCCCCCCGCAACACCCACTCCAATTCCAGGGACACCGTGAGCGGCACGAAACAGGCCTCGGAGGCCTCGATCGCCGCCGCCGCGAGGGCGGCCTGGGCGGGGTCGTCGTTGGTGACCAGGCGCACCAGCAGGTTGGTGTCGAGGGCGACGGGACGTGCCATTCAGGGGCGAACGGCAAAGGCCGCCGGGTCCATGGCTTCGATCGGCAACGCGGGCCCCCGGTAGCCACTGCAGCCGATCACCTCCGTGGCCCGGTGGGTCCTGGGGGCGGATTCGACCTCCAGCCGCAACCCTTCCCCCTCCAGGGTCAGAGAGAGCCTGGAGCCGGGACCAAGCCCCAGCCGGCGGCGCAGAGCCGCGGGAATCACCAGCTGCCCCTTGGAGGACAGGGTGACCAAGGCGCCCTCCCCGGTGTCGGAATCCTGTGGGGAGAGAACGGCCACGACGATGAACGTCTTACCTGAGTAAGCATAGCCATCGCTGGTCAGACGATCACCCCACCGATCCCTGGCGAAACAGCCGCCCGATCAGCTCCTCCACAGGCGGCTCGCTCACCTCCAGATCCACCACCTCAAAGGCCGTGAGCAGACGACCCACCGTGGCCGTGAGGCCCTCGCGAGGAATCAGCAGTCGCACCTGGTGCCCCTGGCACTCCTCCAGGCTGCCGTAACCGGCGAACGCCTCCCGTGGCTGGGGCTGCTTCAGCTCCAACCGCACCTGGCGGTGGGGGGCGAGCCGTTCGGTGAGGGCCTCGAGGGAGCCGTCATGGAACAGGTGGCCCTGGTGGATCAGCAGCACCCGCGGGCAGAGGGCGGTGATGTCGCCCATGTAGTGGCTGGTGAGCAGCACGGTGGCACCCGTGCGGCGGTTGTAGTCAGCGAGGAAATCACGCACCCGCACCTGGGCGTTGACATCCAGCCCCAGGGTGGGTTCATCCAGGAACAGCACCGCGGGCTGATGGAGCAGGGCGGCCATCAGCTCGGCCTTCATGCGCTCGCCCAGGGAGAGCTTGCGCACCGGCCGCGTCAATTCGGGGCCCAGTTCGAGCATCTGCGCCAGCTCGTCGATGCGGCGCTTGGCCACAGCGTCGGGGATGCCGTAGACGGCCGCATTGACCCGCAGGGAATCGAGCGGTGGCAGGTCCCAGATCAACTGCTGCTTCTGACCCATCACCAGCGTGATCTGGTTCAGAAAAGCGCCCTGGCGCCGGGCGGGCTCGAAGCCCGCCACCCGCACCGAGCCGCCCGTGGGGTGGATCAGCCCCGAGAGCATCTTGAGGGTGGTGGTCTTGCCGGCGCCATTGGGGCCCAGAAAGCCCACCACCTCCCCAGGTTCGACCTGGAAACTCACCCCGGTGACCGCCGGCACATCACGGTGGCGGCGCGCCACGAAATGGCGCAGCGTGCCGCGCAGACCCGGCTGCTTGTCGGCGACCCGGTAGGTCTTGGAGAGGTTGTCGGCGCG belongs to Cyanobium sp. ATX 6F1 and includes:
- a CDS encoding MFS transporter, whose protein sequence is MRQPLAVLPREVWLIGLISLVNDGASELIYPLLPLYLSSVLMAGPRALGLIEGVAEATASLLKLVSGVVVDRTRRTKPWIVGGYGLAALARPLIALVASWPALLLLRFLDRVGKGLRTSPRDALLAGCVGADQRGLAFGVHRAMDNAGAVIGPLVAALLLAQQVPLRQIILGAALPGALCVALALSLRERPGPAPRTAPAAAPAARFDWRVGSLPPELRRYLAVVALFTLGNSSNLFLLLRAQELGVPPAQVPLLWAAVSAVAMLFSAPLAGWSDRVGRWQLLVGGYGAYALFYLLLGNLRLGGMALFALFGFYGLFMAATEGVEKALVADLAPPEQRGRAFGWFNLTTGALLLPASILFGWLYQAASPAAAFGLSASCSLAAALLLARFRPGAGGALASP
- a CDS encoding carbonic anhydrase, whose translation is MTPQPACPSVLTKAAAARGQGDNRRNRRSAVTIAPTPATGPMESPAGQSAAGQWATGQSPIDQPSLEPQTGENPFSPDQVLDGLRAGHQRFLDGHSLHPHSDRRRMLELEEAQHPMAAVLGCADSRVPVELLFDTGFGDLFVVRNAGTMSFTAAIASLEFAVGHLGVPVIVVLGHDRCGAVQAALNPKLTLTPNLAQVVGQLRMELNSLGVSDDLEQACRHHTLNSARNLVDSSVLLTDRMREGKLQVEAAYYNLHTTSIDWMGTVMPVRFTTI
- a CDS encoding AbrB/MazE/SpoVT family DNA-binding domain-containing protein → MAVLSPQDSDTGEGALVTLSSKGQLVIPAALRRRLGLGPGSRLSLTLEGEGLRLEVESAPRTHRATEVIGCSGYRGPALPIEAMDPAAFAVRP
- a CDS encoding ABC transporter permease, which translates into the protein MLEYRAEIALWALSGVLPLIMLGVWSGSGAAADSGFSPLQLTRYFLAAFVVRQFTIIWVIHAFEEDNLQGRLSPYLLQPLPPLWRYLAAHLAEQATRLPFVVVILALVFLVLPHTFWLPTPATFLLAVLATLMVFLLRFLIQSLITMLCFWSERAAALERLQMIPYLFLSGLVAPLDTFPEGMRAFAYATPFPWMIGFPAQLLSGGEVNLALGFGALLGWTLLVFPFVLLLWRAGVRRYSAMGA
- a CDS encoding sterol desaturase family protein codes for the protein MALTVGIDGMGGLADMADMVFSMGVQGFTPLIDGLIVFGLILARYFLVAGGSYLLLYRPGATPQAIPQAPPQRPSAVSIRRDIVLSVLSAGVFALATLVLLAAHRHGLTRLYTEVPEPLGGLAYGLASYLLVLLLQDAWFYLTHRLVHLSALYPWMHRGHHRSRCPNPWTSFAFDPPEAAVQALFLLAVVALIPLHPITLIAVLTTMTVWAVVNHLGLDRLPTAFPHHWLGRWLIGPSHHALHHRRPAVHFGLYFTHLDRLFGSEDPAYVSSLGTAALGEPALSDPRAT
- a CDS encoding ABC transporter permease, with translation MRSTFRRYRRTLRRFWATSLTAELEYQANFLIELLSVGGNLAGSVFLLSLFFANGRSLGGWSWEQALVVLGIYTLLDGITSTLLQPNLSTIVTHVRTGTLDFVLLKPIDSQFWLSARTVSPWGLPGVVLGLTLIVVAAARSGARADPLTLLSVSLLLLSSTLILYALWFVLAATSIWFVKVWNATEVLRSALVAGRYPISAYPAALRTFFTVVLPVAFLTTVPAEAILGTGSARWLLASLVVAAAALAFSRWFWGFALRFYTSASS
- a CDS encoding molecular chaperone DnaJ yields the protein MSPALVRQKPKPAAQQASGSNAASTRGFGGKAAATPKVAGGKGRKRKGTGLTAADRSPLGKSPDLEAIEARHLLGLALAGRLSSDVVTQAWKRAAGEHHPDRGGQHHTMTAINGARDLLLGRRLD
- a CDS encoding ATP-binding cassette domain-containing protein, with product MPIIRADNLSKTYRVADKQPGLRGTLRHFVARRHRDVPAVTGVSFQVEPGEVVGFLGPNGAGKTTTLKMLSGLIHPTGGSVRVAGFEPARRQGAFLNQITLVMGQKQQLIWDLPPLDSLRVNAAVYGIPDAVAKRRIDELAQMLELGPELTRPVRKLSLGERMKAELMAALLHQPAVLFLDEPTLGLDVNAQVRVRDFLADYNRRTGATVLLTSHYMGDITALCPRVLLIHQGHLFHDGSLEALTERLAPHRQVRLELKQPQPREAFAGYGSLEECQGHQVRLLIPREGLTATVGRLLTAFEVVDLEVSEPPVEELIGRLFRQGSVG
- a CDS encoding type II toxin-antitoxin system VapC family toxin produces the protein MARPVALDTNLLVRLVTNDDPAQAALAAAAIEASEACFVPLTVSLELEWVLRGAYKLDKQAVLAAFAGLLSVRQLRFEQEELVRGALELHRKGLDFSDALHHQGSGSCAVLLSFDRSFVRQARHLSLAPPVQRPQAPSAT